ttttcaaaaaatggtTTGGTGTAATACTGacaaagttaaaagaaaagaaactgagaaaacatTGCACAACATAATGTAAACTAAGGAACTGCTGCCTATAAGTCTTAATACTGACACGGGTGCTTCAAAGAACAACGGTGAACCATTTCATAATACTGAAGCTGGTGAAAAAAAGTAACCTTCCTTTTACACAATACGAGGGTGGCActtgcagaaaacacacaggttaAAAGGTTTGCATATAAggcttcttttttcttatcaaaAACACCTTACAAAGGCTTcgtccttcatttttttcccccccatacCATCTGtccataaactgtattttcccTTAAAATGAAGGTCTCTTTAAAACTTcatcctcttaaaaaaaaaaaaaaaaaacccctaagCTCCttcatacagttttttttgtttaaattcctTCATTTGAAGTTGATTCAAGAGGCCTAAAACAGTGTGGCTGGAGATGTTTGTGGCCGGGCAACAGGGCAAAACTAAAGACGACACCGTAGGTAGGTAGGTGACAACAAAGGTAATGTCGAAGGACTGTAGTGCAGACACTACTGCTCTTTTCCAacactgtataaatatatacataggcaatactttttattatttttgttcatgaTTATAGAAGCGGAGTGCAATTTGTACAAGTCACTAGTTGTGCTATAAATACTATGGAACACAGGGGGTTTATTTGAGGAGGTTAGCACCACACATATTTTTAGGCCTtagtactgtacattttttgaaatgtattcatttattcattgttcGGTTTGCATAATGCAGCTTATTTCACAAACCCATGCCTCCCTTCCCTCAACGCCTCCTCCAGATTGATTTTTGAGTCCATGTCTTGTTCAGCAGACATCTTTTCACCCCCGAGGAGTCTGTCAAAGAAAGCTTCCCGGAAGCTTCAGGCACGTGCACGTACAGCTTAAAACACGGCGTTTTAAACCGAGTAGGTAAGAATACTGAACGGAAAGAGAGAAACTTAAAACTTTTAAGATGGGAAGCTTCTGAAACGTCACCGTCGATTACATGCCATCCTCCATCGTGTCCTCGTGATCCGATTTGGTTTCCGTTTTGCCGTCCAGCGAGCTATCGTCCATTGAGTGCTCTCCGTTCTCCTCCTCGTCCCTCAACGTGTCCGGGTCCGTGTCCATGCTCTtgctttcctcctcctcctcctcaaactCGTCGTCCCTCCGCCCGATCTTGGCATACGTTCCGTCCACTTCCTTCCGTCCCTCTCTGATCCCTCCGTTCACGGCGTCGTGCCTCAGGATGGCCTCACGCTCCGCCAGCTCCGGGTAACCCTGAGGTGTCATGCCCTGCAAGTACGCCCGGCTCATCAGCAGCTCCGTGGGTTCCAGGTGGCCCTTCTCACGGGCCTCCCTCTCGGCCGCCTCGCGCTCCTCTGCCTCCCGCTTGCAGTAGGAGTAGCGGTGGTTCATGTGCTGCGAGTAGGAGCCCGAGTGGGAGAACCTCTTCCCACACTTGTCGCACTGGTAGGGCTTCTCCCCCGAATGCAGTCTGGAGTGCTCGATGagatggtgtttgtgtttgaaggCTTTCTTGCAGATCTGGCACTGGTGCGGCCTCTTGCCTGCggagacacaaaacacagaacgGGGACGTGAGTCGCCTGCCTGGATCATCCTGCTGCTACAAAAAGACAAGTCACACAAGTCAGAAGAAAGCAAAATGTTGAGGAAAAACTCTGATGAATTGGATGGCATGGAGTAAAATGACATCACGGAGCCTTAAATCCAACTTTGACTTACGACTTAGGGCtatttgtttattcaaattGCAAGCGCGATGAGAAAGTGCGCTCGCATTCGCGGGCCTACATTATGGAAATTCCCACCTGTGGTTGAGGCATGGAGAGATCCAACCACAACTACTTATTTTGGGCCTGCGTGCCACACTTATGAATGCAACATAAATAAACTACggcaaagcaaacaaacagaacagggCGCGACAAAGGAGTAAACTAATCCAAGATGGGCTGGAGGGAAGGGGGAGGCTCTGAGGGGTTGCCCCGCTTATCTCCGAACCCAATTCAAGTTCATGGTGACGCCCGGCCCTCCATTAGGTTTTGGGCTGGGGCTCCTCTGTCTACCAAATGTGACGAGACGCTCTGGATGCCAAGGCAGAAATGAGAAACCCAAGCTTGCCACAAGGGCAGGCTGGGATAGTTTTATGACATGGGGCCATAAACTGTCTGGCTAAATAAATGTCCCCCGGCTTGTAATGTGGCCACACGGCTGCTGTTACACTCACAGATTGTTCCAAAACACTTACTGCTCACTAACCTAAACTTCTTCACTCGGGACTTCTTCTGAAACCCAAGGCTCCCTGCATTCCTACCACGACTAATAAGTCCCCACACGTCTAATTCTGGTGTCCTTTTCTCGTTCACTGCTGGTCACCACGTGTGGAACTACGGCTGCCTGCCTCACACAAATCACATGACTCCCCCCTCTGACACGTGTGTCCGCCAGCCAACAGGCTTTCGAACTGCACTTCTGTCCAACATCTGGCCTGTTTTTAACTGCACTTCATTGCACTTCTGAGCCTCGTGATATAGTTAAAAAACAACGCACAGCGACACAAACATGAAAGCGTTGCGTCCAGAGTGAGACGCAGGGGCGTCCTAGAGATAATGCACCCTTTTTTAAAGAGTTCGGCGCACTATTCTGACGCTGCACCCTGCCTCCCTTTTATGTCCGACCAGATAACATGAAGGCTGCATAAAACACTGAGCGCTCTGCTACAGATACtggataaaataaatgatgcaaCCTAGTGAAAGAGGATCTCTGTATAATAACTATAATGAAAGACTTGTTATCAGTGCTCTGAAGCTTCTGAGCGCTACTCCGCTGATGTGATCTATCGCCAATAATGGGGCCGATAAAGGCATTAGGGGCCTTTCGCAGGCTTTATATATCTAGGTGAATTGATGTGTGTCTTTTGAGATAGCAAAATGGTTAATACAGCAGGATATGATTGGAAAATAAAGAGTACAATCGCTTGAAAGGAACGCTCAAGTCTTCCGTTGCTTGCCTACCTGCATTAATTACAGATTACACTCTCTTTGAATGTTTTAGGAAAGAACACACAAAGCTCTAAACGCAGTGCATATTTACGAAATTCAGGCTCTCGTATTTAAAATCTACTCATTCGTTGGCATCTCAACCCTGTCAATGAAGAAGCAAGTTAGGTGTTGGTTTACAAATACAACTTAGGGgttaaacagagaaagaaagaaaggagaaaaggggtaacataaaatatatattcatactGATAGGATTTggcaacacaaacatttaaaacataaaaaagcatGGGGTTTAAAATAAGGGTCTAGAACAGTATATACCTGTGTGTTCATATTTGTGTCTTAGAAGGGAACTGCTCTTCTGGAATGTTTTGTCGCACAAGTCACACGCGTACATACCACTTTCGGTCTTCTTAATCTTCTTCCGCGACAGACAGGAGTCGGGGTCTGTCATGTCGTCCAGCCCTGACATGTAATCTGGTGTACCGTCGAGCAGGTCCCCCTgatagaacaaaaaaacaaaacaaaaaaaaacaaacaaaacacaaaataataatgaatgtgGTGTGTGGTAGATTCActaaatgtaagaaaaagttGGTCAGGTGGTTTTGGAATAATTTGAGGAGCTGCAGGTTGCCTCTGGGAAATGAAGCGCGAAAGCCACGGCTGTCAGAGGGCAACATTTACCTaattaagacacaaaaaaaaacacaacccttTGATATTATGCAGTTATCCGTCCATTCAGGGGTTGTAGTTTTAGCTTATGCTAGTTGGATGTTTGCTGTTGACATCAGTCGAGGTGTACTTTCTTTCCCTCAGTAAATTTCTTAGCTCATTTAGTCTAGAAAGCTGTATAAACTCTGGACACGGCTACTATATAAGGTCATTTGTAGCTAAGTTGAACAACAAGACATTTGCGTTCATCTTCTAATTGCTAAACGTGCTTCAACTGCTAATCGGAGTTAATACTCACGATACTTAAAAAACgaattttaaaagtattttagtAATAAATGTCATGATATTGCAATTATATGATGTGTAAGTGTgcaaacagtgtttttattgaaacataAGCTACGCGGTGTTAACATAAATTACCTTCTGGGGCACTTTATGTCACTAGATAAAACAGTAAACTGAACTGTACCTCCAAAACAATCCATGTCTCGTCATCAATTTTTGATAACCAGCACATACCAGCATTGATTTCTTATAAAACTTTCAGCTGTGGAGTAATATCCCCCATCTATAACTGACATGCTCCCCATTATGAAACTCAGCCGTAATGGCGTATTCAGAGCGGTCTAATTTTGTACAGGAGTGTTAATTCTGCACATCCCtttaaaattctcttttatGATGAAGATTAGTGTTTGACTCGAATTGATGGAGAACAATATTACGACATTCGAGGAGGCACAGTGAACCATTCTTGAAATTACAAACTCATATAATGATTAAAATCAGAAGGTGCACCTTAATGGCCAATACTGAGCCGCCGAAGCTTTCTTTAATGAACGTGTGTGATACTGTGTGGACAGctttgcagtgtgttttaagAAGAGACCACTATCACTCTGCAATCAATTTGAACTAAACGCCTGtagctgtatttttaaaatctaatttaataACTTAGAATAGGAAACattattaatactttttttcatcaaaatggtTCCCTCTATGTTAAACAGCCTTCAGCATTCACTGGTAATGAACATGGAGACTGTGCATTATTAATCCACACGTAGAAGCTCATTTTGGCTTTGGCTCTctttaaaatacagcaaagtTGCAGTGGGAAATTTCAGAGAAGTGCGCAGCCCCCGGGCTCacctttgtcatttttacaaagGCCTTTCACCCAtatttaataacaaaatatcTGAGCTCAGGCCACCACTGGAAGAGGACTGGAGTCAGGAGCATTAATGTATTCCACACACAGCAGCGGGTAAAATTTACAGTGGAGAGTGGTAACGATTAGAGCTTTACTGAGATTAGACTTCAGGGCCTACATAGTTCCTGTTATTTATCTGAACCTGATGCTGTCTGATATTGTGTGCCAGCAATTTTATGCTTAAATTGGACCTTTCTGagggtgaaaaattaaatcattgaAAAACTACTGGGATTTGGGTTAAGGTTTAGTGTGGAAACCcttcaaaacagtttttagaACATTATTGAACAATTACAAATCTCATCACCAACATCCAGCATCTCACACTGTAGACAGCTGAACCTCTAAAATGCCCTCTGTCCTCCATGACGCCACTAATGACGTCACTTTTTTCCACCCTGGGGTCGTGTCACAGCTGTTTATCTCCGTCGCCTTTGCCAGTTCAGTCTACCTCAGGTGAGAGCGACTCTCCCCTGACTCTGCTGTCATTTTAATTAGTAGAGAAATGAGTTCAGATCATTTTAGGGAATCTGAGTGAGCCTGGGGCTTTTACAAAACCACAGGTGGCTTATTTACCTGGAAACCTGGTTTCCGCTGGTactttctcctctgctgcatcTCGGCAAAGGTAGCTGCCCCTGCTGCATAAGTGTAGGCCATGTGTGGTAGGAAGCCCATTTGGTCCATGCCCGGATAGGGCCTAAGACCTGGTATGCTGGCCTGCATCGGGGGCATGAATGTGGCAGGTGGAAAAGCGCTCTGAGGTGGAAGTGACGTGTACAGGGGTTTGGCAGCAAAGGGGTTAATGCCGAAGATGGGGCTAGTGCTTTTTTCTAAGTTTCCGTTGTTGGTAGAGCCTGAGAAGTCCTTCTTGAGATAGGCCAAGTTCAAAGGCTCTTCGAAGTGCTCTCGGGGAGAGGGGACGTTGTTGTGGTCAATGGTAATGCTGTTCACTTTAGGTCTGCTTTTGATAGTCAGTGCGTGCTTGGGTTCCTTCATGAGTCTCGGCAGAGAGAGGTCCAGCGGCTCAGCCTGCAGGTCTTCTGATGTCAAGCTGTTTGGAGTGTAGGAGCTGCTGTGAGAGTTTTTGGAAGATGTGGAGGACAGATTGAGCGGGGAGGGGGTGTTGCTGCGGGAGTGGTCCAACTTTTCACCTGTGGCTTTGGCGCTGCCGCTGAACTGGTGGTTTTTCAAATGTCTGAGCGAGTTGTCACAGTTGTTAACGTTGTTATGGAGCTCTGCTATGGAGGGGGATGTTATGCGGTCAGTAGGTTTGATTAGTGACACGGGTGACCTAGCTGCCATAGAGTCTTTTGGTGGAGTGTGGTGGTTATTTGTTCCGACAACCATATCCGTGTTGTTCCTGTGCTCTAGTGGTGGGGTTCTGGTAGTGCCGTACTGGTACATCTTTCGCTGCTCGAACCATTCCTTGACAAATTCCTGAGGAAGGCCAACTGCTATGGAAATCTTGAGCAGCTCCTCCGAGTTGGGCTCCATGTTCATGGCGAAATACGCCTTCAGCACAGACATGTGGTCCCTGTAAGGGTTAAGCGGCCCAGTGAGTCCCTTCTCAGACAACATATGGGAGGATAAGTGGCTGTTCTTCTCCATGAATATCCCTGGTTTGTTGGGCATCAAATTCTCACTGGGCTGTAGCACGGCTTTGATCTCCTCATTCATTTTACACAGGTAGCGTTCATGCTGATGCAAGGGTATTGGCCCGGGGAAGGTTTCTTTGCAATATTGGCAAGCATAAGGcgtaaacatgttgttttcctGCACCTTCTCATCCACACCTCCTTCAAGCA
This genomic interval from Xiphias gladius isolate SHS-SW01 ecotype Sanya breed wild chromosome 13, ASM1685928v1, whole genome shotgun sequence contains the following:
- the zeb2b gene encoding zinc finger E-box-binding homeobox 2b isoform X6, producing MRDSGVEHIWPDNDMLSASVDGTDEIKDDFDTLGPDATLQAVGNGTVKSVDCTSEFEDFFAKRKLDDGDSHVVSIAEYLQRGDTAIIYPEAPEELSRLGTPEATGPEENDLPPGTPDAFAQLLTCPYCDRGYKRLTSLKEHIKYRHEKNEENFACPLCNYTFAYRTQLERHMATHKPARDQHQLLNQAAGNRKFKCTECGKAFKYKHHLKEHLRIHSGEKPYECPNCKKRFSHSGSYSSHISSKKCIGLIAVNGRMRSNMKTGSSPTSASSSPTNTAITQLRQKLENGKPLGLPEHNNHLNIKTEPLDFNDYKLMMASHGFGAPGPFMNGGMGGNSPLGVHHNSTAQSPLQHLGIAGLESQLLGYPGPLGNNLSEVQKVLQIVDNTVCRQKMDCKPEELSKLKAYMKELGSQVEEQKQALTSPGGPQVGLPLVNHNGATKSIIDYTLEKVNEAKACLQSLTTDSKRQISNIKREKSNHMLEGGVDEKVQENNMFTPYACQYCKETFPGPIPLHQHERYLCKMNEEIKAVLQPSENLMPNKPGIFMEKNSHLSSHMLSEKGLTGPLNPYRDHMSVLKAYFAMNMEPNSEELLKISIAVGLPQEFVKEWFEQRKMYQYGTTRTPPLEHRNNTDMVVGTNNHHTPPKDSMAARSPVSLIKPTDRITSPSIAELHNNVNNCDNSLRHLKNHQFSGSAKATGEKLDHSRSNTPSPLNLSSTSSKNSHSSSYTPNSLTSEDLQAEPLDLSLPRLMKEPKHALTIKSRPKVNSITIDHNNVPSPREHFEEPLNLAYLKKDFSGSTNNGNLEKSTSPIFGINPFAAKPLYTSLPPQSAFPPATFMPPMQASIPGLRPYPGMDQMGFLPHMAYTYAAGAATFAEMQQRRKYQRKPGFQGDLLDGTPDYMSGLDDMTDPDSCLSRKKIKKTESGMYACDLCDKTFQKSSSLLRHKYEHTGKRPHQCQICKKAFKHKHHLIEHSRLHSGEKPYQCDKCGKRFSHSGSYSQHMNHRYSYCKREAEEREAAEREAREKGHLEPTELLMSRAYLQGMTPQGYPELAEREAILRHDAVNGGIREGRKEVDGTYAKIGRRDDEFEEEEEESKSMDTDPDTLRDEEENGEHSMDDSSLDGKTETKSDHEDTMEDGM
- the zeb2b gene encoding zinc finger E-box-binding homeobox 2b isoform X4, with the protein product MKQEIMADGPRCKRRKQANPRRKNALNYENVVETGSETEEEDKLPVSEEDPLINGTGSPASLTNPEASPRAESHGLLTKEEEDDEMRDSGVEHIWPDNDMLSASVDGTDEIKDDFDTLGPDATLQAVGNGTVKSVDCTSEFEDFFAKRKLDDGDSHVVSIAEYLQRGDTAIIYPEAPEELSRLGTPEATGPEENDLPPGTPDAFAQLLTCPYCDRGYKRLTSLKEHIKYRHEKNEENFACPLCNYTFAYRTQLERHMATHKPARDQHQLLNQAAGNRKFKCTECGKAFKYKHHLKEHLRIHSGEKPYECPNCKKRFSHSGSYSSHISSKKCIGLIAVNGRMRSNMKTGSSPTSASSSPTNTAITQLRQKLENGKPLGLPEHNNHLNIKTEPLDFNDYKLMMASHGFGAPGPFMNGGMGGNSPLGVHHNSTAQSPLQHLGIAGLESQLLGYPGPLGNNLSEVQKVLQIVDNTVCRQKMDCKPEELSKLKAYMKELGSQVEEQKQALTSPGGPQVGLPLVNHNGATKSIIDYTLEKVNEAKACLQSLTTDSKRQISNIKREKSNHMLEGGVDEKVQENNMFTPYACQYCKETFPGPIPLHQHERYLCKMNEEIKAVLQPSENLMPNKPGIFMEKNSHLSSHMLSEKGLTGPLNPYRDHMSVLKAYFAMNMEPNSEELLKISIAVGLPQEFVKEWFEQRKMYQYGTTRTPPLEHRNNTDMVVGTNNHHTPPKDSMAARSPVSLIKPTDRITSPSIAELHNNVNNCDNSLRHLKNHQFSGSAKATGEKLDHSRSNTPSPLNLSSTSSKNSHSSSYTPNSLTSEDLQAEPLDLSLPRLMKEPKHALTIKSRPKVNSITIDHNNVPSPREHFEEPLNLAYLKKDFSGSTNNGNLEKSTSPIFGINPFAAKPLYTSLPPQSAFPPATFMPPMQASIPGLRPYPGMDQMGFLPHMAYTYAAGAATFAEMQQRRKYQRKPGFQGDLLDGTPDYMSGLDDMTDPDSCLSRKKIKKTESGKRPHQCQICKKAFKHKHHLIEHSRLHSGEKPYQCDKCGKRFSHSGSYSQHMNHRYSYCKREAEEREAAEREAREKGHLEPTELLMSRAYLQGMTPQGYPELAEREAILRHDAVNGGIREGRKEVDGTYAKIGRRDDEFEEEEEESKSMDTDPDTLRDEEENGEHSMDDSSLDGKTETKSDHEDTMEDGM
- the zeb2b gene encoding zinc finger E-box-binding homeobox 2b isoform X2, which translates into the protein MKQEIMADGPRCKRRKQANPRRKNALNYENVVETGSETEEEDKLPVSEEDPLINGTGSPASLTNPEASPRAESHGLLTKEEEDDEMRDSGVEHIWPDNDMLSASVDGTDEIKDDFDTLGPDATLQAVGNGTVKSVDCTSEFEDFFAKRKLDDGDSHVVSIAEYLQRGDTAIIYPEAPEELSRLGTPEATGPEENDLPPGTPDAFAQLLTCPYCDRGYKRLTSLKEHIKYRHEKNEENFACPLCNYTFAYRTQLERHMATHKPARDQHQLLNQAAGNRKFKCTECGKAFKYKHHLKEHLRIHSGEKPYECPNCKKRFSHSGSYSSHISSKKCIGLIAVNGRMRSNMKTGSSPTSASSSPTNTAITQLRQKLENGKPLGLPEHNNHLNIKTEPLDFNDYKLMMASHGFGAPGPFMNGGMGGNSPLGVHHNSTAQSPLQHLGIAGLESQLLGYPGPLGNNLSEVQKVLQIVDNTVCRQKMDCKPEELSKLKAYMKELGSQVEEQKQALTSPGGPQVGLPLVNHNGATKSIIDYTLEKVNEAKACLQSLTTDSKRQISNIKREKSNHMLEGGVDEKVQENNMFTPYACQYCKETFPGPIPLHQHERYLCKMNEEIKAVLQPSENLMPNKPGIFMEKNSHLSSHMLSEKGLTGPLNPYRDHMSVLKAYFAMNMEPNSEELLKISIAVGLPQEFVKEWFEQRKMYQYGTTRTPPLEHRNNTDMVVGTNNHHTPPKDSMAARSPVSLIKPTDRITSPSIAELHNNVNNCDNSLRHLKNHQFSGSAKATGEKLDHSRSNTPSPLNLSSTSSKNSHSSSYTPNSLTSEDLQAEPLDLSLPRLMKEPKHALTIKSRPKVNSITIDHNNVPSPREHFEEPLNLAYLKKDFSGSTNNGNLEKSTSPIFGINPFAAKPLYTSLPPQSAFPPATFMPPMQASIPGLRPYPGMDQMGFLPHMAYTYAAGAATFAEMQQRRKYQRKPGFQGDLLDGTPDYMSGLDDMTDPDSCLSRKKIKKTESGMYACDLCDKTFQKSSSLLRHKYEHTGKRPHQCQICKKAFKHKHHLIEHSRLHSGEKPYQCDKCGKRFSHSGSYSQHMNHRYSYCKREAEEREAAEREAREKGHLEPTELLMSRAYLQGMTPQGYPELAEREAILRHDAVNGGIREGRKEVDGTYAKIGRRDDEFEEEEEESKSMDTDPDTLRDEEENGEHSMDDSSLDGKTETKSDHEDTMEDGM
- the zeb2b gene encoding zinc finger E-box-binding homeobox 2b isoform X3 yields the protein MKQEIMADGPRCKRRKQANPRRKNAALNYENVVETGSETEEEDKLPVSEEDPLINGTGSPASLTNPEASPRAESHGLLTKEEEDDEMRDSGVEHIWPDNDMLSASVDGTDEIKDDFDTLGPDATLQAVGNGTVKSVDCTSEFEDFFAKRKLDDGDSHVVSIAEYLQRGDTAIIYPEAPEELSRLGTPEATGPEENDLPPGTPDAFAQLLTCPYCDRGYKRLTSLKEHIKYRHEKNEENFACPLCNYTFAYRTQLERHMATHKPARDQHQLLNQAAGNRKFKCTECGKAFKYKHHLKEHLRIHSGEKPYECPNCKKRFSHSGSYSSHISSKKCIGLIAVNGRMRSNMKTGSSPTSASSSPTNTAITQLRQKLENGKPLGLPEHNNHLNIKTEPLDFNDYKLMMASHGFGAPGPFMNGGMGGNSPLGVHHNSTAQSPLQHLGIAGLESQLLGYPGPLGNNLSEVQKVLQIVDNTVCRQKMDCKPEELSKLKAYMKELGSQVEEQKQALTSPGGPQVGLPLVNHNGATKSIIDYTLEKVNEAKACLQSLTTDSKRQISNIKREKSNHMLEGGVDEKVQENNMFTPYACQYCKETFPGPIPLHQHERYLCKMNEEIKAVLQPSENLMPNKPGIFMEKNSHLSSHMLSEKGLTGPLNPYRDHMSVLKAYFAMNMEPNSEELLKISIAVGLPQEFVKEWFEQRKMYQYGTTRTPPLEHRNNTDMVVGTNNHHTPPKDSMAARSPVSLIKPTDRITSPSIAELHNNVNNCDNSLRHLKNHQFSGSAKATGEKLDHSRSNTPSPLNLSSTSSKNSHSSSYTPNSLTSEDLQAEPLDLSLPRLMKEPKHALTIKSRPKVNSITIDHNNVPSPREHFEEPLNLAYLKKDFSGSTNNGNLEKSTSPIFGINPFAAKPLYTSLPPQSAFPPATFMPPMQASIPGLRPYPGMDQMGFLPHMAYTYAAGAATFAEMQQRRKYQRKPGFQGDLLDGTPDYMSGLDDMTDPDSCLSRKKIKKTESGKRPHQCQICKKAFKHKHHLIEHSRLHSGEKPYQCDKCGKRFSHSGSYSQHMNHRYSYCKREAEEREAAEREAREKGHLEPTELLMSRAYLQGMTPQGYPELAEREAILRHDAVNGGIREGRKEVDGTYAKIGRRDDEFEEEEEESKSMDTDPDTLRDEEENGEHSMDDSSLDGKTETKSDHEDTMEDGM
- the zeb2b gene encoding zinc finger E-box-binding homeobox 2b isoform X1; the protein is MKQEIMADGPRCKRRKQANPRRKNAALNYENVVETGSETEEEDKLPVSEEDPLINGTGSPASLTNPEASPRAESHGLLTKEEEDDEMRDSGVEHIWPDNDMLSASVDGTDEIKDDFDTLGPDATLQAVGNGTVKSVDCTSEFEDFFAKRKLDDGDSHVVSIAEYLQRGDTAIIYPEAPEELSRLGTPEATGPEENDLPPGTPDAFAQLLTCPYCDRGYKRLTSLKEHIKYRHEKNEENFACPLCNYTFAYRTQLERHMATHKPARDQHQLLNQAAGNRKFKCTECGKAFKYKHHLKEHLRIHSGEKPYECPNCKKRFSHSGSYSSHISSKKCIGLIAVNGRMRSNMKTGSSPTSASSSPTNTAITQLRQKLENGKPLGLPEHNNHLNIKTEPLDFNDYKLMMASHGFGAPGPFMNGGMGGNSPLGVHHNSTAQSPLQHLGIAGLESQLLGYPGPLGNNLSEVQKVLQIVDNTVCRQKMDCKPEELSKLKAYMKELGSQVEEQKQALTSPGGPQVGLPLVNHNGATKSIIDYTLEKVNEAKACLQSLTTDSKRQISNIKREKSNHMLEGGVDEKVQENNMFTPYACQYCKETFPGPIPLHQHERYLCKMNEEIKAVLQPSENLMPNKPGIFMEKNSHLSSHMLSEKGLTGPLNPYRDHMSVLKAYFAMNMEPNSEELLKISIAVGLPQEFVKEWFEQRKMYQYGTTRTPPLEHRNNTDMVVGTNNHHTPPKDSMAARSPVSLIKPTDRITSPSIAELHNNVNNCDNSLRHLKNHQFSGSAKATGEKLDHSRSNTPSPLNLSSTSSKNSHSSSYTPNSLTSEDLQAEPLDLSLPRLMKEPKHALTIKSRPKVNSITIDHNNVPSPREHFEEPLNLAYLKKDFSGSTNNGNLEKSTSPIFGINPFAAKPLYTSLPPQSAFPPATFMPPMQASIPGLRPYPGMDQMGFLPHMAYTYAAGAATFAEMQQRRKYQRKPGFQGDLLDGTPDYMSGLDDMTDPDSCLSRKKIKKTESGMYACDLCDKTFQKSSSLLRHKYEHTGKRPHQCQICKKAFKHKHHLIEHSRLHSGEKPYQCDKCGKRFSHSGSYSQHMNHRYSYCKREAEEREAAEREAREKGHLEPTELLMSRAYLQGMTPQGYPELAEREAILRHDAVNGGIREGRKEVDGTYAKIGRRDDEFEEEEEESKSMDTDPDTLRDEEENGEHSMDDSSLDGKTETKSDHEDTMEDGM